Proteins encoded in a region of the Salmo trutta chromosome 34, fSalTru1.1, whole genome shotgun sequence genome:
- the LOC115173206 gene encoding uncharacterized protein LOC115173206 has protein sequence MIRQKFKLEEFVKPVLPQPEDLLTSQAKNTMMHLTGQNHRLASKNECHSKTPKLHLSATQGGEEEVVMVGPLKTGSAMLPTLGQEGPATQRDSSLLVRSSLPGSSRPREGENLPLRRPLKLAPLELPREVQKAHRQKMKGIGLEAKAASRKLDTTVGDQPCPRKVKACGVRGERPELVKGAAECVSTPAPRPLPLNETAPRVQRQQKVLRAELAHANPIQRHTGERLSEDIGSTIKDFHPPPRSKPVSPSASFPISAKAQAQQALAPRGEESVCQAAGPFQQETGKKRLRLRRAERLKEDQSKSNMSTEGLHGEEAKLAQGFQQGKALRVEKTEKTRRTEKALKEASRMLEKASRKNVRLESLENPLEVSGKALRRMAVSNLQDAVL, from the exons ATGATTCGGCAAAAATTCAAGCTAGAGGAATTTGTCAAACCT GTCTTGCCCCAACCAGAAGACCTGCTGACCTCTCAGGCTAAAAATACCATGATGCATCTCACCGGCCAGAACCACCGTCTAGCGTCTAAAAATGAATGCCATTCCAAAACACCTAAACTCCATCTGTCAGCCACacagggaggggaagaggaggtggtgatggtgggTCCGCTTAAGACTGGCTCTGCCATGCTGCCAACACTGGGCCAAGAGGGCCCTGCAACCCAGAGAGACTCCTCGCTCCTAGTCAG GTCTTCCCTGCCTGGCTCATCCCGACCGAGGGAGGGGGAGAACCTGCCTCTGCGGCGGCCTCTGAAGCTGGCCCCTCTGGAACTGCCCAGGGAGGTGCAGAAGGCCCATAGACAGAAGATGAAGGGGATTGGGCTGGAGGCCAAGGCTGCTTCCCGCAAACTGGACACTACAGTGGGGGACCAACCCTGCCCCAGGAAGGTGAAGGCCtgtggggtgagaggagagagaccagaactgGTTAAGGGTGCAGCAGAGTGTGTCTCCACCCCAGCCCCACGTCCCCTGCCCCTGAATGAAACAGCACCCAGAGTCCAGCGACAGCAGAAGGTTCTGAGAGCGGAGCTTGCTCATGCCAACCCAATCCAGAGACACACAGGAGAAAGACTCTCAGAAGATATCGGCTCTACCATTAAAGACTTCCATCCTCCTCCTAGAAGCAAAccagtctctccctctgcctctttcCCCATCAGTGCCAAAGCTCAGGCCCAGCAGGCGCTAGCACCACGTGGCGAGGAGAGCGTATGCCAAGCGGCTGGCCCGTTCCAGCAGGAGACCGGCAAAAAGAGGCTGCGTCTGAGGAGGGCAGAGCGCCTCAAGGAGGATCAGAGCAAATCTAACATGTCAACAGAAGGATTACATGGGGAAGAGGCCAAGCTGGCCCAAGGGTTCCAGCAGGGAAAAGCCCTGAgggtagagaagacagagaagactAGGAGGACAGAGAAAGCCCTGAAGGAGGCCAGTCGCATGCTGGAGAAGGCTTCCAGGAAGAACGTCAGGCTGGAATCACTGGAGAACCCGCTGGAAGTGTCCGGAAAGGCCCTCAGGAGGATGGCAGTGAGCAACCTCCAGGACGCTGTCCTTTGA